One region of Cucurbita pepo subsp. pepo cultivar mu-cu-16 chromosome LG03, ASM280686v2, whole genome shotgun sequence genomic DNA includes:
- the LOC111791671 gene encoding uncharacterized protein LOC111791671, which yields MNPSKIEEDLFHHHRLHDDLDPLTNQIIESQASIPDSHHDEPPFSLPEIVLFRSPSPSSPSHSSSDDSPTHSTRMSQLAQNPTSTSQNLHEPPLYISPEPHISTQFYTFNPESHSLMIRCIIEHRLATPSEIRAATSRSVLKSWRTVWKDRNEDTAYLTAWKRIQDKLTATVDENGNEFLCFKNNTQQFVSHISQWQEXWQDIVTSFHGDTDLKHLGLKETIERIKQVWTVGAKFYGIPESYIRVCVAACPVCNSASSASGSRSKRRRFEYTDTLEVPANEVPHKLQQLAAKHKVVLCIRQKYIRYKPFMAEVKDYACHRAGEPAMKKSKVLKREPYASKRCGCGFRIRAIVPITNYNEKDKTFVYQDEGMAVFKLYAVHSGHEPGPLDGNARIMHRVIGHKGGLLMDHDTVYGVNDDMENEGFRLMGKDEGNLQLSILQQLHEVRNELDLLEGKLTKVPHELLGSVSRDLFDVLSKLRSTREEKLEPIELLADKPHSDDVLDGENDLAHWTDHHHERLYGDAKDGELIEDDVDSFGHSLRDVVPWEDHMGADCRNQKELTSEPCKPERWFKCTDFNDKSILGCEDTKLIKPMRHDESMVADVGLVGIHVDGFYPENPKWYDSPCDLDSNADCGDTGFKHGEIV from the coding sequence aTGAATCCGAGTAAAATTGAGGAGGATCTCTTCCATCATCATCGTCTACACGATGATCTGGACCCACTCACGAACCAGATTATTGAATCTCAGGCGTCCATTCCGGATTCGCACCATGATGAGCCGCCGTTCTCGTTGCCGGAAATCGTGCTCTTCCGGTCGCCGTCTCCGTCGTCGCCTAGCCACTCGTCCTCCGACGATTCGCCGACTCATTCAACTCGAATGAGTCAACTCGCTCAGAACCCTACATCGACTTCCCAAAATCTTCATGAACCGCCTCTCTATATATCGCCGGAGCCGCATATATCGACTCAGTTTTATACCTTTAATCCTGAGTCGCACTCGCTGATGATCCGTTGCATTATCGAGCACCGCCTCGCGACGCCGAGTGAGATACGCGCTGCTACATCGCGTTCTGTTCTCAAGTCGTGGCGGACCGTGTGGAAGGACCGGAACGAGGACACTGCGTACCTGACGGCATGGAAGAGAATCCAGGACAAGCTCACGGCGACGGTCGACGAAAACGGTAACGAATTTCTCTGTTTCAAGAACAATACTCAGCAATTCGTTTCGCATATTAGTCAATGGCAGGAANAATGGCAGGACATTGTTACGAGTTTTCATGGAGATACGGATTTGAAACATTTAGGGTTGAAGGAAACCATAGAGAGAATTAAGCAGGTTTGGACTGTAGGTGCTAAATTTTATGGGATTCCTGAGAGTTACATTAGGGTTTGTGTTGCTGCTTGCCCTGTTTGTAATTCGGCATCCTCAGCGTCGGGCTCGAGGAGTAAACGACGCAGGTTCGAGTATACGGATACTCTTGAGGTGCCTGCAAATGAAGTGCCCCACAAGCTCCAGCAATTGGCTGCTAAGCATAAGGTTGTGCTTTGCATTAGGCAGAAGTATATTAGGTATAAGCCTTTCATGGCGGAGGTTAAGGATTATGCTTGTCATAGGGCAGGGGAACCTGCTATGAAAAAGTCTAAGGTTCTGAAAAGAGAGCCATATGCATCGAAGCGATGCGGGTGTGGATTTCGTATCCGGGCCATTGTGCCCATTACCAATTACAATGAGAAGGATAAGACATTTGTGTATCAGGATGAGGGTATGGCTGTGTTCAAGTTGTATGCTGTGCATTCAGGGCATGAACCCGGGCCGCTGGATGGAAATGCGAGAATTATGCATCGTGTGATCGGACACAAAGGTGGCCTGTTAATGGATCACGATACAGTGTATGGGGTGAACGATGACATGGAAAATGAAGGATTTAGATTGATGGGGAAGGATGAAGGAAATCTGCAGCTTTCTATCTTGCAGCAGTTGCATGAGGTGAGAAATGAGCTTGACTTGTTAGAAGGGAAACTTACCAAGGTCCCACACGAGCTATTGGGTTCAGTATCTCGCGATTTGTTCGATGTTTTAAGTAAGCTTAGGAGTACAAGGGAGGAGAAGTTGGAGCCAATCGAGCTGCTTGCAGATAAGCCACATTCAGACGACGTTTTAGATGGGGAGAATGATTTGGCTCATTGGACCGATCACCATCATGAACGTTTATATGGCGATGCCAAAGATGGGGAATTGATTGAGGACGATGTGGACAGTTTTGGTCACTCCCTTCGAGATGTCGTTCCTTGGGAGGACCATATGGGGGCAGACTGTAGAAATCAGAAAGAACTGACGAGCGAGCCTTGCAAACCCGAAAGATGGTTTAAATGCACTGACTTTAACGATAAAAGCATTCTTGGCTGCGAGGATACAAAACTAATCAAGCCCATGAGACACGACGAGAGCATGGTAGCAGATGTAGGTCTTGTTGGTATACATGTTGACGGGTTTTACCCAGAGAACCCTAAATGGTACGATTCTCCTTGTGATCTGGACTCTAATGCAGATTGTGGAGATACTGGATTTAAGCACGGGGAGATCGTTTAG